The Streptomyces sp. NBC_01689 genome includes a window with the following:
- a CDS encoding acyl carrier protein: MSEENPCSWLDRLPDPVALRAMTPDERAGAIGHCLRLELHDLLAVPPGHRLSPALSLRGQGLDPLDALHLGRRIRRALDAEVPAEVLRESTVGELTALLAR; the protein is encoded by the coding sequence ATGAGCGAAGAGAACCCGTGCAGTTGGCTCGACCGGCTCCCCGATCCGGTCGCCCTGCGCGCCATGACGCCCGACGAGCGGGCCGGTGCCATCGGCCACTGCCTCCGGCTGGAACTGCACGACCTGCTCGCGGTCCCGCCGGGCCACCGGCTCTCACCGGCCTTGTCGCTGCGCGGCCAGGGCCTCGACCCGCTCGACGCCCTGCACCTGGGGCGCCGGATACGGCGCGCTCTCGACGCCGAGGTGCCCGCCGAGGTGCTGCGGGAGAGCACCGTCGGTGAGCTGACCGCGCTGCTCGCCCGTTGA
- a CDS encoding MFS transporter — MTTTQGAAEGTGARRAPFRSLTVRNFRLFAAGQVVSVAGTWMMVTAQDWLVLSLTGDSGAALGAMTALQFSPLLLFTLYGGRLADRYDKRLLLTLANLVSGALALTLAVLVLAGSVQLWHLYLFAPALGTVNAVEVPTRMAFVGEMVGPGLLPNASALSAAYFNTARVVGPALAGLLIGAVGAGPAMLCNAASYLATVTALRLMRPGELLRAPVPEHGARVTDGLRYVRGRPDLFVPLALVAVVGLFGFTFQLTLPLLARSVFHSGATTFGLLTTAFAAGSLLAAFATTTRRERPAARTVTGSALAFGLLETAAGWSPTYAWAAVLLFLTGFATLYFAQAANHRIQLGSDAAYRGRVMALYTLILQGLTPLGALLVGWLTVRHGARSGLYVGGIASSTAALTVLLAGRTRRLLHRHRPRPALRRARPQPRKAAP, encoded by the coding sequence ATGACGACGACACAGGGGGCGGCCGAGGGGACCGGCGCACGCCGGGCGCCCTTCCGGTCGTTGACGGTGCGCAACTTCCGGCTCTTCGCGGCCGGCCAGGTCGTCTCGGTCGCGGGCACCTGGATGATGGTCACCGCCCAGGACTGGCTGGTGCTCTCGCTGACCGGGGACTCCGGCGCGGCCCTGGGGGCGATGACGGCGCTCCAGTTCAGCCCGCTGCTGCTGTTCACGCTGTACGGGGGCCGGCTCGCCGACCGGTACGACAAGCGCCTGCTGCTGACCCTCGCCAACCTCGTCTCCGGCGCCCTCGCGCTGACGCTCGCCGTGCTCGTCCTGGCCGGCTCCGTGCAGCTGTGGCACCTGTACCTCTTCGCGCCGGCCCTCGGCACCGTCAACGCGGTCGAGGTGCCCACCCGGATGGCGTTCGTCGGAGAGATGGTCGGCCCGGGGCTGCTGCCCAACGCCTCCGCGCTGAGCGCCGCCTACTTCAACACCGCCCGGGTGGTGGGCCCCGCCCTCGCCGGCCTGCTCATCGGCGCGGTGGGCGCGGGACCCGCGATGCTGTGCAACGCGGCCAGCTATCTCGCCACCGTGACGGCGCTGCGCCTGATGCGCCCCGGGGAACTGCTCCGGGCACCCGTGCCGGAACACGGCGCGCGGGTGACCGACGGGCTGCGGTACGTGCGGGGGCGTCCCGATCTCTTCGTACCGCTGGCGCTGGTCGCGGTCGTCGGCCTGTTCGGCTTCACCTTCCAGCTCACCCTGCCGCTGCTCGCCCGGTCCGTCTTCCACTCGGGCGCGACCACCTTCGGGCTGCTGACCACGGCGTTCGCCGCCGGTTCGCTGCTCGCCGCGTTCGCCACCACCACCCGCCGCGAGCGCCCGGCGGCCCGTACCGTCACCGGTTCCGCGCTCGCCTTCGGCCTCCTGGAGACCGCGGCCGGCTGGTCGCCCACCTACGCGTGGGCGGCCGTCCTGCTCTTCCTGACCGGCTTCGCCACCCTCTACTTCGCCCAGGCCGCCAACCACCGCATCCAGTTGGGCAGCGACGCCGCCTACCGCGGCCGGGTGATGGCGCTCTACACGCTCATCCTGCAAGGACTCACCCCGCTCGGTGCTCTCCTCGTGGGCTGGCTCACCGTCCGGCACGGTGCGCGCTCCGGCCTCTACGTGGGAGGGATCGCCTCGTCCACGGCGGCGCTCACGGTGCTGCTCGCGGGGCGGACACGCCGTCTCCTGCACCGTCACCGGCCACGACCGGCACTCCGCCGGGCCCGGCCCCAACCACGAAAGGCAGCCCCATGA
- a CDS encoding alpha/beta hydrolase yields MSPGVRPVALRAGDMTLSALIAQPAGPPRATVVAVHGGGMSAAYFDGQAHPDVSLLALGARLGYTVVAVDRPGYGLSAADAPSGQTLAEQAGALHAALRHLAARAETGAGVFLLAHSFGGKLALTYAACQAGDPDPAVPPLLGLDISGLGRDYAVDPGDGPDPHRHRNWKRNWGALRLYPPNTFREAEAMVAPMPPRERAEALQWPRRFPVAAAAVQVPVRLTFAERELWWHHDEDTLADLAAHFASAPSASVDRQPGAGHNISLGWAARTYHLRAFAFFEQCLARRTADPSVTP; encoded by the coding sequence ATGTCGCCGGGGGTCCGTCCCGTCGCCCTGCGGGCCGGTGACATGACACTCTCCGCGCTGATCGCCCAGCCGGCCGGCCCGCCGCGGGCCACCGTCGTCGCGGTGCACGGCGGCGGGATGAGCGCGGCCTATTTCGACGGGCAGGCCCACCCCGACGTCTCACTGCTCGCCCTCGGCGCCCGGCTCGGCTACACCGTGGTCGCCGTGGACCGGCCCGGCTACGGGCTGTCCGCCGCGGACGCGCCGAGTGGCCAGACCCTGGCCGAACAGGCCGGCGCGCTGCACGCGGCCCTGCGCCACCTGGCCGCGCGCGCCGAGACGGGCGCCGGGGTGTTCCTGCTCGCGCACTCCTTCGGCGGCAAGCTGGCCCTGACCTACGCGGCCTGCCAGGCGGGCGATCCCGATCCGGCCGTACCGCCCCTGCTCGGGCTCGACATTTCCGGGCTCGGCCGGGACTACGCGGTCGACCCGGGCGACGGGCCCGACCCGCACCGGCACCGGAACTGGAAACGGAACTGGGGCGCGCTACGCCTCTATCCGCCGAACACCTTCCGCGAGGCGGAGGCCATGGTCGCGCCCATGCCCCCGCGGGAGCGGGCGGAGGCCCTGCAGTGGCCGCGCAGGTTCCCGGTCGCGGCGGCGGCGGTGCAGGTCCCGGTGCGGCTGACCTTCGCCGAACGGGAACTGTGGTGGCACCACGACGAGGACACGCTCGCCGACCTGGCCGCGCACTTCGCCTCGGCGCCGTCCGCGTCCGTCGACCGCCAGCCCGGCGCCGGGCACAACATCAGCCTGGGCTGGGCCGCCCGGACGTACCATCTGCGCGCGTTCGCGTTCTTCGAGCAGTGCCTCGCGCGCCGGACCGCGGACCCGTCCGTCACTCCCTGA